A part of Acropora palmata chromosome 8, jaAcrPala1.3, whole genome shotgun sequence genomic DNA contains:
- the LOC141889315 gene encoding BTB/POZ domain-containing protein KCTD3-like isoform X2, whose amino-acid sequence MNYPKRNNLWEMSVGEIITLNVGGRRFSTSKQTLTWIPDSFFSSLLSGRISSLRDETGAIFIDRDPEAFVPILNFLRTKELDSRGIDLKVIKHEAEFYGITPLAKRLVLCEEVSHSKCGDVLFHGYLNPPVVEPRRVLMVIGHHSFVAVAFAHSVFCYRSKDSVGWELIFSTPYLENCVEKMALNAKVSSSSLGDKMLAVSSEGQIRLWSFTTTDHIQGVVKFEIGTFNLSVPVDALFFIGSQLVATSHTGKIGVWNSMTQHWQIQDVMPISSYDTAGSFLLLGCTNGSIYYIDMQKFPLRMKDNDLLVTELYKDPNDDMVTALSVYLTPKTCLSGNWIEIAYGTSSGTVRVIVQHPETVGHGPQLFQTFMVHRNPVVKVMLSEKNLVSICSEYNHVRTWNVTRFRGMISTQPGSTPLASFNVVSLEAQDCHPSLLAGNVIGPFGERDDQQVFIQKLVPDTDYVIVRFSSTGKRICTIRSVDGSNITSYCVHECDASSRMGSRPRRYLITGHSNGCLQMWDLTTALEIASKQSVETTERDDIGNVTQGELLRTLEQCDLSASRCTSPSMSPATSLLHTNLTGSRLKLSYSCPSLSEDDRDEAGATGGKPKYGILISQC is encoded by the exons ATGAATTATCCCAAGAGAAACAATTTGTGGGAAATGAGTGTCGGGGAAATTATAACCCTCAATGTTGGTGGAAGACG ATTTTCAACGTCAAAGCAGACTCTTACATGGATTCCAGATTCATTTTTCTCCAG TTTACTAAGTGGACGTATTTCATCCCTAAGAGATGAAACAGGAGCG ATATTCATTGACAGAGATCCTGAGGCATTTGTacccattttgaattttctgaGGACAAAAGAACTTGATTCTAG AGGAATAGACTTGAAAGTAATAAAACATGAAGCTGAGTTTTATGGCATTACTCCTTTAG CAAAGCGTCTAGTCTTGTGCGAAGAAGTGTCACACTCCAAATGTGGTGATGTCTTGTTTCATGGCTACCTTAACCCCCCAG TTGTAGAGCCCAGGAGAGTGTTAATGGTTATTGGGCATCACAGTTTTGTAGCAGTTGCCTTTGCTCATTCAGTGTTCTGCTACAG aTCCAAAGACTCGGTAGGTTGGGAGTTGATTTTCTCCACACCGTATCTGGAAAACTGTGTGGAAAAAATGGCCTTGAATGCCAAAGTGTCATCAAGTTCTCTTGGCGATAAAATGCTGGCAGTTTCATCAG aAGGACAAATTCGTTTGTGGAGTTTTACAACAACAGACCACATTCAAGGGGTTGTGAAATTCGAAATTG GAACATTTAACCTCAGTGTTCCTGTAGATGCCCTGTTTTTCATTGGAAGTCAGTTGGTAGCTACAAGTCACACTGGCAAAATTGGAGTGTGGAATTCTATGACCCAGCACTGGCAG ATTCAGGATGTCATGCCGATCTCTAGTTATGATACTGCAGGCtcgtttcttcttcttggttGCACAAATGGCTCTATTTATTACATTG ATATGCAAAAGTTTCCATTGAGAATGAAGGACAATGACCTTTTAGTGACAGAGCTGTATAAAGACCCCAATGATGACATGGTGACAGCTCTTAGTGTCTACTTAACACCCAAGACTT GTTTAAGTGGTAATTGGATTGAGATAGCCTATGGCACCAGCTCTGGAACAGTCAGAGTGATTGTACAGCACCCAGAGACTGTAGGCCATGGACCACAGCTCTTTCAGACATTCATGGTTCATCGCAATCCTGTGGTCAAAGTGATGCTTAGCGAGAAAAACCTAGTCTCAATTTGCTCGGAGTACAATCACGTGCGCACGTGGAACGTGACACGCTTCCGGGGCATGATCTCCACGCAACCAGGTTCCACGCCCCTCGCCTCCTTTAATGTTGTTTCTCTTGAGGCACAGGATTGCCATCCTAGCTTATTAGCTGGAAATGTTATAG GTCCTTTTGGTGAGCGTGATGACCAGCAGGTGTTCATTCAGAAGCTTGTCCCAGACACCGATTACGTGATCGTACGGTTTTCTTCAACTGGAAAACG AATATGCACCATTCGGTCAGTGGATGGCAGTAATATTACTTCATATTGCGTGCACGAATGTGATGCCTCAAGTAGGATGGGATCCAGGCCTCGGCGGTACCTTATAACGGGGCATTCAAACGGATGTTTGCAG atGTGGGACTTGACCACGGCGTTAGAGATAGCATCGAAACAATCCGTCGAGACAACAG AACGTGACGATATTGGTAATGTCACGCAAGGAGAGCTACTTCGGACTTTGGAACAATGTGATCTCAGCGCGTCACGATGTACATCTCCATCCATGTCACCAGCTACGTCATTGCTGCACACGAATTTAACTGGCTCGCGACTCAAACTGTCTTACTCTTGCCCAAGCTTAAGCGAAGATGATCGAGACGAAGCGGGCGCTACTGGCGGAAAACCCAAGTACGGCATTCTTATATCCCAATGTTGA
- the LOC141889315 gene encoding BTB/POZ domain-containing protein KCTD3-like isoform X1, producing MNYPKRNNLWEMSVGEIITLNVGGRRFSTSKQTLTWIPDSFFSSLLSGRISSLRDETGAIFIDRDPEAFVPILNFLRTKELDSRGIDLKVIKHEAEFYGITPLAKRLVLCEEVSHSKCGDVLFHGYLNPPEFPHPRMSRQSSSATLTRRSSVSTVTSASQYEITSVSPVGDSSIREICSDSAFVEPRRVLMVIGHHSFVAVAFAHSVFCYRSKDSVGWELIFSTPYLENCVEKMALNAKVSSSSLGDKMLAVSSEGQIRLWSFTTTDHIQGVVKFEIGTFNLSVPVDALFFIGSQLVATSHTGKIGVWNSMTQHWQIQDVMPISSYDTAGSFLLLGCTNGSIYYIDMQKFPLRMKDNDLLVTELYKDPNDDMVTALSVYLTPKTCLSGNWIEIAYGTSSGTVRVIVQHPETVGHGPQLFQTFMVHRNPVVKVMLSEKNLVSICSEYNHVRTWNVTRFRGMISTQPGSTPLASFNVVSLEAQDCHPSLLAGNVIGPFGERDDQQVFIQKLVPDTDYVIVRFSSTGKRICTIRSVDGSNITSYCVHECDASSRMGSRPRRYLITGHSNGCLQMWDLTTALEIASKQSVETTERDDIGNVTQGELLRTLEQCDLSASRCTSPSMSPATSLLHTNLTGSRLKLSYSCPSLSEDDRDEAGATGGKPKYGILISQC from the exons ATGAATTATCCCAAGAGAAACAATTTGTGGGAAATGAGTGTCGGGGAAATTATAACCCTCAATGTTGGTGGAAGACG ATTTTCAACGTCAAAGCAGACTCTTACATGGATTCCAGATTCATTTTTCTCCAG TTTACTAAGTGGACGTATTTCATCCCTAAGAGATGAAACAGGAGCG ATATTCATTGACAGAGATCCTGAGGCATTTGTacccattttgaattttctgaGGACAAAAGAACTTGATTCTAG AGGAATAGACTTGAAAGTAATAAAACATGAAGCTGAGTTTTATGGCATTACTCCTTTAG CAAAGCGTCTAGTCTTGTGCGAAGAAGTGTCACACTCCAAATGTGGTGATGTCTTGTTTCATGGCTACCTTAACCCCCCAG AATTTCCCCACCCTCGTATGTCACGTCAGTCGTCATCTGCAACACTCACAAGAAGGAGTTCAGTATCTACTGTTACCAGCGCATCACAGTATGAAATAACCAGTGTCTCACCTGTCGGTGATTCCAGCATCAGGGAAATCTGCAGTGATTCAGCAT TTGTAGAGCCCAGGAGAGTGTTAATGGTTATTGGGCATCACAGTTTTGTAGCAGTTGCCTTTGCTCATTCAGTGTTCTGCTACAG aTCCAAAGACTCGGTAGGTTGGGAGTTGATTTTCTCCACACCGTATCTGGAAAACTGTGTGGAAAAAATGGCCTTGAATGCCAAAGTGTCATCAAGTTCTCTTGGCGATAAAATGCTGGCAGTTTCATCAG aAGGACAAATTCGTTTGTGGAGTTTTACAACAACAGACCACATTCAAGGGGTTGTGAAATTCGAAATTG GAACATTTAACCTCAGTGTTCCTGTAGATGCCCTGTTTTTCATTGGAAGTCAGTTGGTAGCTACAAGTCACACTGGCAAAATTGGAGTGTGGAATTCTATGACCCAGCACTGGCAG ATTCAGGATGTCATGCCGATCTCTAGTTATGATACTGCAGGCtcgtttcttcttcttggttGCACAAATGGCTCTATTTATTACATTG ATATGCAAAAGTTTCCATTGAGAATGAAGGACAATGACCTTTTAGTGACAGAGCTGTATAAAGACCCCAATGATGACATGGTGACAGCTCTTAGTGTCTACTTAACACCCAAGACTT GTTTAAGTGGTAATTGGATTGAGATAGCCTATGGCACCAGCTCTGGAACAGTCAGAGTGATTGTACAGCACCCAGAGACTGTAGGCCATGGACCACAGCTCTTTCAGACATTCATGGTTCATCGCAATCCTGTGGTCAAAGTGATGCTTAGCGAGAAAAACCTAGTCTCAATTTGCTCGGAGTACAATCACGTGCGCACGTGGAACGTGACACGCTTCCGGGGCATGATCTCCACGCAACCAGGTTCCACGCCCCTCGCCTCCTTTAATGTTGTTTCTCTTGAGGCACAGGATTGCCATCCTAGCTTATTAGCTGGAAATGTTATAG GTCCTTTTGGTGAGCGTGATGACCAGCAGGTGTTCATTCAGAAGCTTGTCCCAGACACCGATTACGTGATCGTACGGTTTTCTTCAACTGGAAAACG AATATGCACCATTCGGTCAGTGGATGGCAGTAATATTACTTCATATTGCGTGCACGAATGTGATGCCTCAAGTAGGATGGGATCCAGGCCTCGGCGGTACCTTATAACGGGGCATTCAAACGGATGTTTGCAG atGTGGGACTTGACCACGGCGTTAGAGATAGCATCGAAACAATCCGTCGAGACAACAG AACGTGACGATATTGGTAATGTCACGCAAGGAGAGCTACTTCGGACTTTGGAACAATGTGATCTCAGCGCGTCACGATGTACATCTCCATCCATGTCACCAGCTACGTCATTGCTGCACACGAATTTAACTGGCTCGCGACTCAAACTGTCTTACTCTTGCCCAAGCTTAAGCGAAGATGATCGAGACGAAGCGGGCGCTACTGGCGGAAAACCCAAGTACGGCATTCTTATATCCCAATGTTGA